One Alkaliphilus sp. B6464 genomic window carries:
- a CDS encoding alanine/glycine:cation symporter family protein yields the protein MFAFLSTIKQINDFLNELVWGPYMLVLLVGTGIFFTFKTNFFQVRKFIYAMQETLMKIFVKSEGGEDGDITPFQAVSTALAATVGTGNIAGVATAIALGGPGAVFWMWISAFFGMMTKFSEVVLAVQYREKNADGSWSGGPMYYIRNGLNLKWLATLFAILGAFAAFGIGNMVQSNSVAEAINATFNIPHYVTGIVLAVGAALVILGGISRIASVTEKLVPLMALFYIVGGVLILIFNASGIPGAFAEIFSHAFSARAATGGFAGAAVMMAMRYGIARGVFTNEAGLGSAPIAHAAAKTDHPVRQGLWGIFEVFVDTILICTVTALAILSTGVWLPANTGGEQLTGAALTTAAFNKGLPGPGGIIVAIGILLFAFSTILGWAYYGEKCAEYLFGPKVKKFYRILWIPLVFVGTVANLDLIWKIADTMNGLMAIPNLIGLLGLSGVVFKLTKEFFADKSLAKSPNK from the coding sequence ATGTTTGCATTTTTAAGCACAATAAAGCAAATCAACGATTTTCTTAATGAACTAGTTTGGGGTCCTTATATGCTAGTATTATTAGTAGGAACAGGTATTTTCTTTACATTTAAAACTAATTTTTTCCAAGTTAGAAAATTTATCTATGCTATGCAAGAAACTCTAATGAAAATTTTTGTTAAATCAGAAGGTGGCGAAGATGGAGATATTACTCCTTTTCAAGCTGTATCAACGGCTTTAGCTGCTACAGTTGGAACAGGTAATATTGCTGGAGTTGCTACAGCTATTGCCCTTGGTGGACCTGGTGCTGTATTTTGGATGTGGATTTCCGCATTCTTCGGTATGATGACAAAGTTTTCTGAAGTAGTATTAGCTGTACAATATCGTGAAAAAAATGCTGATGGTAGTTGGTCAGGAGGTCCAATGTACTATATTAGAAACGGACTTAATTTAAAATGGTTAGCTACATTATTCGCAATACTAGGAGCTTTTGCTGCATTTGGTATTGGTAATATGGTTCAATCTAACTCCGTTGCTGAGGCGATTAATGCTACTTTTAATATTCCTCACTATGTTACAGGTATTGTATTAGCAGTAGGTGCTGCACTTGTTATACTTGGTGGAATAAGCCGTATTGCTTCCGTTACTGAAAAATTAGTACCTCTAATGGCTTTGTTCTATATAGTTGGTGGTGTATTAATTCTTATATTCAATGCAAGTGGTATTCCAGGTGCTTTTGCAGAAATCTTCAGCCATGCATTTTCAGCTAGAGCTGCTACTGGTGGTTTTGCAGGTGCAGCAGTTATGATGGCTATGAGATATGGGATTGCTCGTGGAGTGTTTACTAATGAAGCCGGTCTTGGTTCTGCTCCAATCGCCCATGCTGCTGCAAAAACTGACCATCCTGTACGTCAAGGTCTATGGGGAATCTTTGAAGTGTTTGTTGATACAATCCTTATTTGTACTGTAACTGCTTTAGCTATATTATCTACTGGCGTATGGCTACCAGCAAATACTGGTGGAGAACAATTAACAGGTGCCGCATTAACAACTGCAGCATTTAACAAAGGTCTTCCTGGACCTGGTGGAATTATAGTAGCAATTGGTATTTTACTATTTGCTTTCTCTACTATTTTAGGTTGGGCATACTACGGAGAAAAATGTGCCGAGTATTTATTTGGACCAAAGGTTAAGAAGTTCTATAGAATACTTTGGATACCACTAGTATTCGTTGGAACTGTTGCTAACTTAGACCTTATTTGGAAAATAGCTGATACCATGAACGGATTAATGGCAATTCCTAACTTAATAGGTCTATTAGGATTAAGTGGAGTAGTGTTTAAGTTAACAAAAGAGTTCTTTGCTGATAAATCACTTGCAAAATCTCCTAATAAATAA
- the selA gene encoding L-seryl-tRNA(Sec) selenium transferase, with translation MSKGKILSTLPSVDELLNHKEILTLVQEVPRRVVVNEIRSSIENYRKKILQIDETSLNTFKIDIEEIIYNIISNSHKFMRMNLREVINGTGTVLHTNLGRSLLSNTIKDEIWDVASGYSTLEIDVSTGKRGSRYSHVTEIIRFLTGAEDALVVNNNAAAVMLVLGTMAKNKEVIVSRGELVEIGGSFRVPDVMEQSGAKLVDIGTTNKTHLWDYENAIGENTAAFLKVHTSNYKILGFTDSVNVKDLVDLGKENNVPIIEDLGSGVLVDLQKYGLTHEPTVQESVAAGADIVTFSGDKLLGGPQAGIIVGKKCFIDKMKKNPLTRAFRIDKLTMAALEATLKLYLDEENAIKNIPTLRMLTESLDSIKERTNILYEMISSKGLDLEVNISDDYSEVGGGSLPIEKLPTCTLTLKSKSISVSQLENRLRKYSRPIFTRVQDDRVIIDLRTIKQEQYEAIVQALVEVMK, from the coding sequence ATGAGTAAAGGGAAAATACTTAGCACACTACCTTCAGTGGACGAGCTATTAAATCATAAAGAGATTTTAACTTTAGTGCAGGAGGTTCCTCGTAGAGTAGTTGTAAATGAAATACGTAGTAGCATAGAAAATTATAGAAAAAAAATATTACAAATAGATGAAACATCACTAAACACTTTTAAAATAGATATAGAAGAAATTATTTATAATATAATTAGTAATAGTCATAAATTTATGAGAATGAACTTAAGAGAGGTCATAAATGGCACAGGAACCGTATTGCATACTAACTTAGGAAGATCTCTTTTAAGCAATACTATTAAAGATGAAATATGGGATGTAGCTTCTGGATATTCTACACTAGAGATAGATGTTTCAACAGGAAAAAGAGGAAGTCGTTATAGTCATGTTACTGAAATTATAAGATTTTTAACTGGGGCAGAAGATGCCCTAGTTGTTAATAATAACGCAGCAGCGGTCATGCTTGTACTTGGTACAATGGCTAAAAACAAAGAAGTAATTGTATCAAGAGGAGAATTGGTTGAGATAGGAGGATCCTTTAGAGTTCCAGATGTAATGGAGCAAAGTGGTGCTAAACTTGTAGATATTGGGACAACCAATAAAACACATTTATGGGATTATGAAAATGCTATAGGTGAAAATACCGCCGCATTTTTAAAAGTACATACTAGCAATTATAAAATACTAGGGTTTACAGATAGCGTAAATGTTAAAGATTTAGTAGATTTGGGCAAAGAAAATAATGTACCTATAATTGAAGACCTAGGTAGTGGTGTATTAGTAGATTTGCAAAAATATGGTCTAACTCATGAACCTACCGTTCAAGAAAGTGTTGCTGCTGGTGCCGATATAGTTACTTTTAGTGGAGATAAATTATTAGGAGGTCCACAGGCAGGTATAATTGTAGGTAAGAAATGTTTTATTGATAAAATGAAGAAAAACCCATTAACTAGGGCATTTAGAATTGATAAATTGACTATGGCAGCATTAGAGGCAACTTTAAAGCTTTACTTAGATGAAGAAAATGCTATAAAAAATATACCTACTTTAAGAATGCTAACAGAATCACTTGATTCTATTAAAGAAAGGACTAACATATTATATGAAATGATTTCATCTAAAGGATTAGATCTGGAAGTTAATATTAGTGATGATTATTCAGAGGTTGGGGGAGGTTCTTTGCCTATAGAGAAACTACCAACATGTACATTGACACTTAAATCTAAAAGCATTTCAGTGTCGCAGTTAGAAAACAGACTTAGAAAATATAGCAGACCTATTTTTACAAGAGTACAAGATGATAGAGTAATAATTGATTTACGTACAATAAAACAAGAACAATATGAGGCAATAGTACAAGCATTAGTGGAAGTTATGAAATAG
- the selB gene encoding selenocysteine-specific translation elongation factor translates to MKNVVIGTSGHIDHGKTTLIRALTGHETDRLNEEKKRGISIELGFTYFDLPSGKRAGIIDVPGHEKFIRNMLTGVGGMDIVMLVVAADEGVMPQTKEHLDILSLLKIKKGIIVITKSTLVDDEWLELIKEDIKEKVKGTFLENAEMIAVDSVKGVGIDDLVKKIDVLTDETESRDINAPVRMPIDRIFTITGFGTVVTGTLMEGKISVEDTLEILPDKIKVRIRNIQVHGKSVDIAYAGQRVAINLANTKKEDIERGQILAQINSMEPTMMIDAKLSLLKDLSKPIKNRDRIRIYHGASEILARVTLLNQEEASVEENIYVQFRLEEPTTVKKGDHLVIRYYSPMETLGGAVVIDANPKKHKRFDEDVLKDLAIREEGSPQEIVEKQIDIHSSEFPDLALIAKLTSQQVNNVKEILSNLINENKVFMLGNDNVIHTKYYEKVKEELTSILKSYHNNNPLKPGMLKEEVRSKLFPKIKSKIVDTLIDTFVKNQVIKIQGKFMSLYEFNIIFTPTHEKIKAQLEEIYLREPYSTPRFEDIIQNMQFKKVDIEQVFDAILGDTLVKLNQEIVLHVKAYEDAKLKLADYINKNSSITLSEFRDMLNTSRKYAVALLEYFDNEKFTKRIDEKRILY, encoded by the coding sequence ATGAAAAATGTTGTAATTGGAACTTCAGGACATATTGATCATGGAAAAACTACTTTAATAAGAGCATTAACAGGCCATGAAACAGATCGTTTAAATGAAGAGAAAAAGAGAGGCATATCTATAGAATTAGGTTTTACATATTTTGACTTACCTAGTGGGAAAAGGGCAGGTATTATTGATGTACCCGGACACGAAAAGTTTATTCGAAATATGCTCACTGGAGTTGGAGGCATGGATATTGTTATGTTAGTTGTTGCTGCAGATGAAGGTGTAATGCCCCAAACTAAAGAGCATCTAGATATTCTATCCCTACTTAAAATTAAAAAAGGAATAATTGTAATTACAAAATCAACCTTAGTTGATGATGAATGGCTAGAATTAATTAAAGAAGATATTAAAGAAAAGGTTAAAGGGACCTTTTTAGAGAATGCGGAAATGATAGCCGTAGATTCTGTTAAAGGAGTAGGCATTGATGATTTGGTTAAGAAAATCGATGTACTAACAGATGAAACGGAAAGTAGGGATATTAACGCACCCGTTAGAATGCCTATAGATAGAATATTTACCATTACTGGTTTTGGTACTGTAGTAACTGGAACATTAATGGAAGGGAAAATTTCAGTTGAAGATACATTGGAAATTTTACCGGATAAGATCAAGGTTCGCATACGAAACATACAGGTTCATGGAAAATCCGTTGATATTGCTTATGCTGGACAGAGAGTAGCTATTAATTTAGCTAATACTAAGAAAGAAGATATTGAAAGAGGTCAAATATTGGCTCAAATAAATTCAATGGAACCTACCATGATGATAGATGCGAAGCTAAGCCTATTAAAAGACCTATCAAAACCCATTAAAAACCGTGATCGGATAAGAATATATCACGGCGCTTCTGAAATTCTTGCTAGAGTTACATTGCTGAACCAGGAAGAAGCAAGTGTAGAGGAAAATATTTACGTTCAATTTAGGTTAGAAGAACCAACTACTGTAAAAAAAGGAGATCATTTAGTTATTAGATATTATTCTCCTATGGAGACCTTAGGTGGAGCAGTAGTAATAGATGCTAATCCTAAAAAACATAAGAGGTTCGATGAGGATGTGCTAAAAGATCTAGCTATAAGGGAAGAGGGAAGCCCTCAGGAAATTGTGGAAAAACAAATAGATATCCATAGCAGTGAGTTTCCAGACCTGGCACTTATAGCCAAGTTAACATCCCAGCAAGTAAATAACGTAAAAGAAATACTATCCAACTTAATTAACGAAAATAAAGTATTTATGCTAGGAAATGATAATGTTATTCATACAAAATATTATGAAAAGGTCAAAGAAGAGTTAACATCTATACTTAAATCCTATCATAATAATAATCCTCTTAAGCCAGGTATGTTAAAAGAAGAAGTTAGAAGTAAACTATTTCCTAAAATAAAGAGTAAAATTGTAGATACTTTAATTGATACATTTGTTAAAAATCAAGTTATAAAAATTCAAGGAAAGTTCATGTCATTATATGAGTTTAATATTATATTTACGCCAACTCATGAAAAAATCAAAGCTCAACTTGAGGAAATATATCTAAGGGAACCTTATTCAACACCACGTTTTGAGGATATTATACAAAATATGCAATTTAAAAAAGTAGATATCGAGCAGGTTTTTGATGCTATACTTGGGGATACTTTAGTTAAATTGAACCAAGAAATTGTACTGCATGTTAAGGCATACGAAGATGCTAAATTAAAGTTGGCAGACTATATTAACAAAAATAGTAGCATTACTCTTTCAGAATTTAGAGATATGTTAAATACTAGTAGAAAGTATGCTGTTGCATTGCTTGAGTATTTTGATAACGAAAAATTTACAAAAAGAATAGATGAAAAAAGGATTTTGTATTAA
- a CDS encoding response regulator transcription factor, whose protein sequence is MGYKILIVDDEPLLVKGLKYSLEQDGYEIFTAFDGEEALGKVKEQKVDLILLDLMLPKIDGLQVCQQIRLSSQIPIIMLTAKGEDMSKILGLEYGADDYLTKPFNILELKARIKAVLRRYQSIDQPIEERIIRIDDFKINTLGRKVSLNGADINLTAKEFDLLLLLASNPGKIYSREELLEIIWGYEYFGDLRTVDVHIRRLREKIELNSSNPGYILTKWGVGYYFRNK, encoded by the coding sequence ATGGGATATAAAATTTTAATTGTAGATGATGAGCCTCTTTTGGTAAAAGGGTTAAAATATAGTTTGGAACAAGATGGATATGAAATATTTACAGCATTTGACGGTGAAGAAGCATTAGGAAAAGTGAAGGAACAAAAGGTAGATTTAATTTTATTAGATCTAATGCTTCCTAAAATAGATGGTTTGCAAGTATGCCAGCAAATACGATTAAGCTCTCAGATTCCTATTATTATGCTAACTGCTAAGGGTGAAGACATGAGTAAAATATTAGGTTTAGAATATGGTGCAGATGACTATTTAACTAAACCATTTAATATTTTAGAGTTAAAAGCTAGAATAAAGGCTGTTTTAAGAAGATACCAAAGTATAGATCAACCAATTGAGGAGAGAATTATTAGAATTGATGATTTTAAAATTAATACTTTAGGTAGAAAAGTAAGTTTGAATGGAGCAGATATAAATCTAACAGCTAAGGAATTTGATTTATTGCTATTGCTAGCATCAAATCCAGGGAAGATTTATAGCAGAGAAGAATTATTAGAAATAATTTGGGGTTACGAATATTTCGGAGACTTACGAACAGTAGACGTGCATATTAGACGTCTAAGAGAAAAAATCGAACTTAACTCTAGTAACCCAGGATATATATTGACAAAGTGGGGAGTTGGGTACTATTTTAGGAATAAATAA
- a CDS encoding sensor histidine kinase yields the protein MGTILGINNNFDGIRWKLISTYLLLIVVALLVINIFVYETIKTDFLKEQKKDALIKANIISDSISVTLNKEDVELTDINLDIQLKEISTKLDGRVLIIDSKKKVIYDSFNDLRDAVIDQKEVVRALDGEAMVSEYILDKHKNTLYTSVPLTKNGKIAGVVLLSVSLLQHYFTINSIRNSLILISLIVLILITSITLKIATAISEPIKRLTQAMQNAAHGKLNENVPITGSDEISQLAKAYNFMNTKLSQIEKQRREFVANVSHELKTPLSSMKLLSESLLIQPNVEVEIYKDFLMDIDSEMDRLNKIIENLLNMVDMDEEKLHLDYKLTYVNYLLEKVVNSIKPLANEKNIKIILNQWEKIQIYLDQDKIHQALTNIIHNAVKYTEDSGKVEVSLFRRGQYAIIKISDNGIGIAEENTPYIFERFYRVDSARSRQTGGSGLGLAISHQIISLHQGTIEVESKINEGTTFYIKLPMEYMLGDKD from the coding sequence TTGGGTACTATTTTAGGAATAAATAATAATTTTGATGGAATTAGGTGGAAGCTAATATCCACATATTTATTATTAATAGTAGTTGCTTTGTTAGTCATAAATATTTTTGTATACGAAACTATAAAAACTGATTTTTTAAAAGAGCAGAAAAAAGATGCCTTAATAAAGGCTAACATTATTTCAGATAGTATATCCGTTACTTTAAACAAAGAAGATGTTGAATTAACTGATATCAACTTAGATATTCAATTAAAGGAAATATCTACAAAGCTTGATGGAAGAGTATTGATAATTGATTCTAAAAAAAAAGTAATTTACGATTCCTTTAATGATTTAAGAGATGCTGTAATTGATCAAAAAGAAGTAGTTAGAGCTTTGGATGGAGAGGCTATGGTGAGTGAATACATATTAGATAAGCATAAAAACACTTTATATACAAGTGTGCCACTTACTAAGAATGGAAAAATTGCAGGGGTAGTTTTATTATCCGTATCCCTACTACAACATTATTTTACAATAAATTCAATTAGAAATAGTCTAATATTAATTTCTTTAATTGTACTTATACTAATTACTTCTATAACCCTTAAAATTGCGACTGCTATATCAGAACCTATTAAACGACTAACCCAAGCTATGCAAAACGCTGCCCACGGAAAGTTAAATGAAAACGTACCTATAACAGGTAGTGATGAGATTAGTCAGCTAGCTAAGGCTTATAATTTTATGAATACCAAACTAAGCCAAATTGAAAAGCAGAGAAGAGAGTTTGTGGCTAATGTTTCTCATGAATTAAAAACTCCCCTAAGTTCTATGAAGCTTTTATCAGAGTCACTGTTGATTCAGCCTAATGTAGAGGTTGAAATATATAAGGATTTTTTGATGGATATAGACTCCGAAATGGATCGTTTAAATAAAATCATAGAAAATTTATTAAATATGGTGGACATGGACGAAGAAAAGTTACATCTTGATTATAAATTAACCTATGTGAATTATTTGCTAGAAAAGGTTGTAAATTCCATTAAGCCTTTAGCGAATGAAAAAAATATAAAAATTATTTTGAACCAATGGGAAAAAATACAGATTTATTTAGATCAAGATAAAATACATCAAGCATTAACTAATATAATTCATAATGCAGTAAAGTATACAGAAGATAGTGGGAAAGTAGAAGTAAGCTTATTTAGAAGAGGACAATATGCTATAATTAAAATAAGTGATAATGGAATAGGTATAGCAGAAGAAAATACCCCCTATATTTTTGAACGGTTTTATCGGGTAGACAGTGCAAGGTCTAGACAGACAGGTGGAAGCGGATTAGGACTAGCTATCTCACATCAAATTATAAGTCTACATCAAGGAACGATAGAGGTAGAGAGTAAGATAAATGAAGGAACAACATTTTACATTAAATTACCTATGGAATATATGCTAGGCGATAAGGATTAA
- a CDS encoding GerMN domain-containing protein, whose protein sequence is MKKILIYLLLIVVLVISFNRIMLNKDNNINEELKVEIAPIPEKTVELITLYFPDGGKQYLTRENRVIEHTVEQRERIILEELIKGTIDKEKIAVIPATTKLYSVVTKNGTAYINLSNEFKSDMQFGGNNEILAIYSIVNSLTELKTIKSVQISVDGQKEGVLQKYMPLDYAYKQNLSLVNNPIRTPIEIVKDYFNFIKNEDYRNAFDLLYNPSNVNIDYSMYYHFQKERGVREYNIYSYEMTGYNEFIVVKFDYSEKTWTGDEFHYKNKDFKFTNHYGEWKIVIEDLPRFFNNSIKFNNSP, encoded by the coding sequence ATGAAAAAAATTCTGATATATTTACTTCTTATAGTCGTTCTAGTCATTTCATTTAATAGAATTATGTTAAATAAGGATAATAATATTAATGAAGAATTAAAGGTAGAAATAGCACCAATACCTGAAAAGACAGTTGAACTTATAACTCTATATTTTCCTGATGGAGGAAAACAATATTTAACTAGGGAAAATAGAGTTATTGAACATACAGTGGAACAACGAGAAAGAATAATTTTAGAGGAATTGATTAAAGGAACTATTGATAAAGAAAAAATAGCTGTAATTCCTGCAACTACTAAACTGTACTCTGTAGTAACTAAAAATGGTACTGCTTATATTAATTTATCTAATGAATTTAAGTCAGACATGCAATTTGGTGGTAATAATGAGATACTGGCCATATATTCAATAGTAAATTCATTAACTGAGCTTAAAACTATTAAAAGTGTACAAATATCAGTGGATGGACAAAAAGAAGGAGTTTTGCAAAAGTATATGCCTTTGGACTATGCATATAAGCAAAATCTAAGTTTAGTTAATAATCCTATTAGAACTCCTATAGAAATAGTAAAAGATTATTTTAATTTTATAAAAAATGAAGATTATCGGAATGCTTTTGATCTTTTATATAATCCGTCTAACGTAAATATTGATTATTCTATGTACTATCATTTCCAAAAAGAACGAGGAGTTAGAGAATATAATATTTATTCTTATGAAATGACCGGATACAATGAGTTTATAGTAGTTAAATTTGACTATAGTGAAAAAACTTGGACTGGTGATGAGTTTCATTACAAAAATAAAGATTTTAAATTTACAAATCATTATGGAGAGTGGAAAATAGTTATTGAAGATTTACCAAGGTTTTTTAACAATAGTATAAAGTTCAATAATTCTCCGTAA
- the rluF gene encoding 23S rRNA pseudouridine(2604) synthase RluF, with protein sequence MRINKYISETGICSRREADQWIEANRVTINGIIAQLGTTVEPGDDVRIDGKPIGNKRKPVYIALNKPVGITCTTEKHIKGNIVDFVKHPERIFHIGRLDKDSQGLILLTNDGDIVNRILRAENNNEKEYIVTVNKSITPSFLQGMSSGVRILGTKTKPCEVTQISDKVFRIILTQGLNRQIRRMCQKFGYAVTKLERIRIMNIKLDGLEIGQWRNLTKKEFNGLMKNLQ encoded by the coding sequence ATGAGGATTAATAAATATATTAGTGAAACTGGGATTTGTTCTAGAAGAGAAGCTGATCAATGGATTGAAGCAAACAGGGTTACTATAAATGGCATTATCGCACAGCTTGGAACTACAGTTGAGCCAGGGGATGATGTTCGAATTGATGGTAAGCCTATAGGGAATAAAAGAAAACCGGTGTATATTGCATTAAACAAACCAGTAGGTATAACTTGTACTACTGAAAAACATATAAAAGGTAATATAGTTGATTTTGTTAAGCATCCAGAAAGAATATTTCATATTGGAAGATTAGACAAGGATTCCCAGGGGCTAATATTACTAACAAATGATGGTGATATAGTAAATAGAATTTTGCGCGCAGAAAATAATAATGAAAAAGAATATATAGTAACGGTAAACAAATCTATTACACCTTCATTTCTACAAGGAATGTCAAGTGGGGTAAGAATACTTGGTACAAAAACTAAGCCTTGTGAAGTAACTCAAATAAGCGATAAGGTATTTCGGATTATTTTAACTCAAGGACTTAATCGTCAAATCAGGCGAATGTGTCAGAAATTTGGATATGCAGTAACTAAGTTAGAAAGAATACGAATAATGAATATAAAGCTAGATGGCTTAGAGATAGGGCAGTGGCGTAATCTTACCAAAAAAGAATTTAATGGATTAATGAAAAATTTACAATGA
- a CDS encoding biotin transporter BioY, with the protein MEEKTNINKATKISISEMTKISLCTALLCISSYILLPLPFTPIMITAQTIVVNLIALILKPIHSFISILIFILLGAIGLPVFAGGIGGLGALFGPTGGFIIGFLFAAIAISYLKGKKINLVRYLLVTILIGMPITYLFGATYMSYVLNMGYMKTLQVAVIPFIVGDVIKATLASIIALKLNNI; encoded by the coding sequence ATGGAGGAAAAAACAAATATAAATAAAGCGACGAAAATATCTATAAGTGAAATGACAAAAATATCCTTATGTACAGCATTACTTTGTATATCATCATATATTTTACTTCCATTACCATTTACCCCTATAATGATTACTGCACAAACTATAGTAGTCAATTTAATAGCTTTAATTTTAAAGCCTATACATAGTTTTATATCTATTTTAATATTTATATTATTAGGTGCCATCGGGTTACCTGTATTTGCAGGTGGAATTGGTGGGTTAGGGGCATTATTTGGTCCAACGGGTGGCTTTATAATTGGATTTCTATTTGCAGCTATTGCAATAAGTTATCTAAAAGGAAAGAAAATAAATTTAGTCAGATATTTATTAGTAACTATTTTGATAGGTATGCCTATTACTTACTTATTTGGGGCAACATATATGAGTTATGTACTAAATATGGGATATATGAAAACTCTGCAAGTTGCTGTAATTCCTTTTATAGTGGGGGATGTAATTAAGGCTACACTAGCATCAATAATTGCATTAAAATTAAATAATATTTAA
- a CDS encoding DUF5050 domain-containing protein yields MDKQSGERKLLYNGELKYLNIKDDFIYFVSNRELYKIFRDEVNEEVFKCLEDVEEIFIVADWIYCSDSWAENIVRYNINNFKLDNSFKVDTVHLSMAIDNNNIYFSDEQRGMLETFSLLTPANSTKT; encoded by the coding sequence ATTGATAAGCAAAGTGGCGAGAGAAAACTACTCTATAATGGTGAATTAAAATATTTAAACATAAAGGATGACTTCATTTATTTTGTAAGTAATAGGGAGCTTTATAAGATTTTTAGGGATGAGGTAAATGAAGAGGTCTTTAAATGTCTTGAAGATGTGGAAGAAATTTTTATTGTTGCTGACTGGATTTATTGTTCCGACAGCTGGGCAGAGAATATAGTCAGGTATAATATTAATAATTTTAAGCTAGATAATTCATTTAAAGTCGATACTGTACATTTAAGTATGGCAATAGATAACAATAATATATATTTTAGTGATGAGCAAAGAGGGATGCTCGAAACTTTTTCTTTGTTAACGCCTGCAAATTCAACAAAAACTTAG
- a CDS encoding DUF378 domain-containing protein — protein sequence MDRLALLLVIIGALNWGLIGLFRFDLVASLFGGQEALLSRIIYSLVGLAGIYCISLLFRERDRDTTRE from the coding sequence ATGGATAGACTAGCTTTATTGCTTGTTATTATTGGTGCATTAAATTGGGGTTTAATTGGATTATTTCGATTTGACTTAGTTGCATCATTATTTGGAGGACAAGAAGCTTTACTTAGTAGAATTATCTACTCTTTGGTTGGTCTGGCAGGTATTTATTGTATTAGTCTACTCTTTAGAGAGAGAGATAGAGATACTACTAGAGAATAA